The DNA segment CGGCGCCGATGTTCGGCAACTTCAAGTTCACCACGATCATGTTCCTGGACTATGGAAAAGACAGCGCCAACAACACTGACGGATACGTCTACGCGTACGGCCTGGACAACAACTGGCGCGACTCCTTCTCCGGCATCGTCGCCGATCCGCAGGACGTTTATCTGGCCCGCGTTCCCAAGGGCAGCGTACAAAACCGGTCGGCCTGGCAGTTCTACGCCGGCGGCACGTGGTCGTCCAACATCGACGCACGTACGCCGGTGCTGACCGACACCAGCCGCCGCTATGTCTCGATGTACAACGGAACGCCGCCGTCGCAGGGATTCAGCGTGATCAGCCAGGGTGGCGTCGTCTACGACAAACCGCTCGACCGCTACATCTACACGTCGTGGACCGAGTTCACCTGGGAGTTCTACGAGTCGCCGACGCCGTACGGGCCGTGGAAGCATTTCCTCACCAAGGACTTCGGCGGATATCCGTGGACCACGGCCAAACACGGCGGCTACGGCGTCACCATCCCGTCCAAGTTCATCAGCGCCGACGGCAAAAGCATGTGGGTGCAGGCGAATGTCTGTCCGTGTGGCGGCGGTGGCCTGAACACCGTCTACAGCTATTCGTTGCGGCGCATGACATTGACGCCGCAGGCCGACACGACACCGACCAACGGCATCGACGGCTCGCGCAACCTGGCGCAGGAGCCGGGGACCGTGCCGATCGAGAAGTCGTTGCATTACGGCAATGTCAGCTATTACAACGACGGTGTCCTGACCCAGACCGACGACGACTGGAACGACGAGAACAAGCCGCAAAGCTGGTGGGGTTACACCTGGCCGCGCACGTACAACGTGAACAAGGTGGTCTACACGACCGGCAACATGTTCAGCGACGGTGGCTGGTTCTCGACACCACCGACCGTGCAGGTGCGCAGAAACAACGTGTGGACCAACGTCACCGGCCAGACCGCGACGCCGGCCTATCCGACCAACAACACCGCCGGCCCCAACAAAACGTACGTCTTCATGTTTGACCCGGTGGTGGCCGACGGCGTACGCGTCATCGGCGGCGCCGGCGGCACGCGTACGTTCACCTCCATCGCCGAACTGCAGGCATATTACGGAACCGCGGTCACCGACCCCGGTTTCGAACGCCAGCCGACCAACACCGTGTCGGCACCCTGGGTCGCCGAGGGACCCGACCAGCACGGCATCGACCACGGCGGTTTCCAGCACGCCGGCAACAACAACGCGTGGATCCACACGAGCACGAAAAACTGGAACGCCACGACACAGCTCGTGCCGGTCAAGCCGAACACCACCTATCGCCTGACCGGCTGGCTGCGTAACTCCAACAACTTCACCGGCGGATATTTCGGCGTACGCAGCGGATCCGCGGTGTTCGCCGAGACCAACTTCGGCGGCCTGCCGGCGTACACGCAGGTGAACGTCGACTTCAACTCCGGCGGCAACACCGCGATGACGGTCTACGCCGGATATTGGTCGCCTGGCACCGATTCCTGGCTCCAGATCGACGACGTCACACTGAATCCGGTCTAGCGGCGTCACCGAACGGTGCGGCTGTAACGCTAAACGCCCGTTCTGCCGGTTTGGGTGATGGTAGCAAGACATCAAAGCGCGCGGCTGTCCGGTTTGTTCGTTCTCCCCCGTCGGCGAGCTCTGCTTGAGCACATTTGCGCCGGGGCTGCCGCGTACGCGACGCAACCACCCACCCAACGCAACAAGCAATCGATGACGTTAACCCAGCCTGGTGCCTTTTACGTGCCCGGTTGGTTGAGGAACGGGATGTCGGAGAGCTTCCGATACGCGTCCAGCGCCGGCTGGGACGAGTCGACCCTGGTGATGCCGACCGGGTGGAATGGCACCGAGTTCCAGTAGACCAGCGCCTTGATGTTGGGATACTGCTGCATTCCGCCGATCTGGTTGAGGAAGAAGTCGGCCTTGCCGTCCGGATCGCTCGGCTGTTCGTCGACGCCCCACTCGGCGAGCATGATCGGCCGGTCGGGGTGATATTGCTTGGCCCAGCTGTAGAAACCCGGCCACTGCGGATGTCCGGATTCCTTGCGGTCGACGGCCGCGCCGAAAGTCGTCGTCCACCACGGATCGGAGCCGCGGATCACGTACGGGTCCTCGGCGATCCAGTCGACCACGTCGTCACCGGGATAGAGATCGTTGAACCACGGCTGGCTGCCCCAGTCAGGCGTGCCGAGATAGTTCAACACAAATACGGCGTTGGTCACGCCGTCGGCACGCAGCCGCTCGACGACGTGCCGGAACATCGCGGCATAATCCTTGGCGGTCATGCCGGAACCGGCGGTCGGGTTGACGTCCATCTCCGGCTCGTGGTGCAGGGCCAGGAAAAACCGGTCGGTGAAGTTTTTCTTGAGATAGCTGGCTTCCTGGTCGATGTACGCGTCGACCGCGCCACCAGCGACCTGCGCCCAGGTCCGGTCACCCTGCGGTTTCCAGTTGATCAGCAGGATCCGCGGATGCGCCGGGTCGTGCGCGCGGGCGATCTCGGTCGAGGAGGGGAAGAACTCCGGCGACTTCTTGTAGAAATGCGCGATGTCGACCGACCGGCCGATCTCGGTCTCGAAGTTGCTCAGCGCCTGGTCCCAGGTCTCGCCGTTGAGCGGATTGGCCGCCACACCCCACCACGCGCCGCACGACGGCACCAGCTTGTCGGACACCGGGCAGGCCGGATCCGGTTGCGCGGACCCGGATCCACTCGGTGACGGGGATGGCGACATCGATGCCGACGGCGTCGGCGAAACCGACGGACTCGGTGACGTGGACGGACTCGGAGACGCCGACGGCGACGGCGACTCCTCGGCGCGTATCGGCGGCGCCTCGCCGTTGAGCTGGATCTCCAGCCGCGGCGGCGATCCGCTCTCCCGTGACGCGAACACGGTTTGCGGACCGCTGCCCCACACCGCGAGGGTGACCTGAGTCTTTCCGCGTACGGCTCGCGTCACGTCGAAACTGGCCGCGTCCTTGCCGGTTTTCCCGCTCGACCGGCCCAACGCGTAGCCAGGGGTCGGCCCGTTTTCCGCGGTGACCCCGTTTTCGGTCCACCAGGAGGCGGCCAGCGCGGTCGACACGGTGGCGCCCGCGGCCGGCGGTGTCGCGTATGTCAGCACCAGACGCGCGCCGCGAATCTGGTTCGCAACGGCGGCCGGCAGCTGGAAGCGTACGTACGACATCGGCCACGACCTGCCACCAACCAACAGCCGCCGCGACTGTCCGAAGTTGACGGTCGGGCGGTCGTGATCCACATAGGAATCGGCTTCCGCCTTCGCCACGACGCTGCTGCCGGCGTCCGGAGCGGCCGTGTTTGCCAGCACCAAACCAGATGCGCCGAGCGGCACGGCGATCGCGCACGAAATGGCGGCGACACGCACGGTGCGACGGGAAATGCGACACCCAGACGACACGCCGAAGCGCGGTTGCCGCTTTCCAGTCCCCCCGGACGGTATTCTTGCTGCCATACTCGTTACCCGATCCGCCCTCTGATCAGACCCCGAAATTAATCCCTGGTCATGGTGTGAGCAAATCGAGGACCCGTCAACGGATCTTTCGTGACCGGTTCGTGACGTCCTGCGAACGGCATTCCGCCACACCGTTGATTACGCTGCGTTATTACAATCCGCAGTCAAAGAATTACTTTTCCAGGCGGCCGGTGAATATTACGGACGCAATAGAGCGCCAGCACCGACAGTGACGTTGGTCGCCTCGTCGATGAGAATGAACGAACCGGTGGTGCGATTGCGGCCGTAGTCGTCGCACAACAGCGGCTGCGTCGTACGCAGCCGCAGCCGGCCGATGTCGTTGAGCCGCAGCTCGGTGGCCGTCTCGTCCCGGTGCAGTGTATTCACGTCCAGTCGATACTGCACCTCGCGAACCATGGTCCGCACCGACCGTGTGGTGTGCTGGATGACGTACTTGCGGCCGACCGCGAGCGGCTGCCGCTCGTCCATCCAGCAGACCATCGCGTCCAGGTCCTGCGTGACGCTCGGCGCGTTGTTCGGCCGGCAGATCAGGTCGCCGCGCGACACGTCCAGGTCGTCGGTCAGCCGCAGCACCACCGACATCGGCGCGAAAGCCTCCTCGATCGGACCGTCCGCGGTGTCGATCGAGGCGATCTTCGAGGTGAACCCGCTGGGCAGGACGAGCACGTCGTCGCCGGGTTTCAGCACGCCGCCGGCGATCGTGCCGGCATAGCCGCGATAGTCCGGATAGGCGGTGGACTGCGGCCGGATCACATACTGCACCGGAAAACGTACGTCCACCAGGTTGCGGTCACTGGCGACGTGCACGTTTTCCAGGTGGTGCAGCAGCGAACTTCCCTCATACCACGGCGTGTTCTCCGACCGGCTGACGATGTTGTCGCCGCGCAGCGCGGAAATCGGGATCGCGGTGAGGTCGCCGACCTCCAGCTTGGCGGCGAACGAGGTGAACTCGTCCCTGATCCGCTCGAAAACGTCCCGGTCGTAGTCGACCAGGTCCATCTTGTTGACCGCCAGCACCAGATGCGGCACGCGCAGCAGCGTGGCCAGGAACGCGTGCCGGCGGCTCTGCTCCAGCAGGCCTTTTCGCGCGTCCACCAGGATGATGGCGAGGTCGGCGGTGGAGGCACCGGTGACCATGTTGCGCGTGTACTGGATGTGGCCGGGCGTGTCGGCGATGATGAACGTACGCCGTGGCGTCGCGAAATAACGATAGGCGACGTCGATGGTGATGCCCTGCTCGCGCTCG comes from the Fodinicola acaciae genome and includes:
- a CDS encoding DUF4185 domain-containing protein, producing MAALLIVAALLVPSTPSAAAAPPESTYFSTVNVEEHTTAGTNSDGDLWPSCWSDDDNLYTANGDGRGFSGSTGYDIAVSRVSGAPGSLTGATLTGGDNVGSIWTSGYNRKPTGMVCVDGTIYLAVQDLKAGTNAFDAADAATILKSTDHGQTWTWDHSAPMFGNFKFTTIMFLDYGKDSANNTDGYVYAYGLDNNWRDSFSGIVADPQDVYLARVPKGSVQNRSAWQFYAGGTWSSNIDARTPVLTDTSRRYVSMYNGTPPSQGFSVISQGGVVYDKPLDRYIYTSWTEFTWEFYESPTPYGPWKHFLTKDFGGYPWTTAKHGGYGVTIPSKFISADGKSMWVQANVCPCGGGGLNTVYSYSLRRMTLTPQADTTPTNGIDGSRNLAQEPGTVPIEKSLHYGNVSYYNDGVLTQTDDDWNDENKPQSWWGYTWPRTYNVNKVVYTTGNMFSDGGWFSTPPTVQVRRNNVWTNVTGQTATPAYPTNNTAGPNKTYVFMFDPVVADGVRVIGGAGGTRTFTSIAELQAYYGTAVTDPGFERQPTNTVSAPWVAEGPDQHGIDHGGFQHAGNNNAWIHTSTKNWNATTQLVPVKPNTTYRLTGWLRNSNNFTGGYFGVRSGSAVFAETNFGGLPAYTQVNVDFNSGGNTAMTVYAGYWSPGTDSWLQIDDVTLNPV
- a CDS encoding DUF7594 domain-containing protein, with the translated sequence MRVAAISCAIAVPLGASGLVLANTAAPDAGSSVVAKAEADSYVDHDRPTVNFGQSRRLLVGGRSWPMSYVRFQLPAAVANQIRGARLVLTYATPPAAGATVSTALAASWWTENGVTAENGPTPGYALGRSSGKTGKDAASFDVTRAVRGKTQVTLAVWGSGPQTVFASRESGSPPRLEIQLNGEAPPIRAEESPSPSASPSPSTSPSPSVSPTPSASMSPSPSPSGSGSAQPDPACPVSDKLVPSCGAWWGVAANPLNGETWDQALSNFETEIGRSVDIAHFYKKSPEFFPSSTEIARAHDPAHPRILLINWKPQGDRTWAQVAGGAVDAYIDQEASYLKKNFTDRFFLALHHEPEMDVNPTAGSGMTAKDYAAMFRHVVERLRADGVTNAVFVLNYLGTPDWGSQPWFNDLYPGDDVVDWIAEDPYVIRGSDPWWTTTFGAAVDRKESGHPQWPGFYSWAKQYHPDRPIMLAEWGVDEQPSDPDGKADFFLNQIGGMQQYPNIKALVYWNSVPFHPVGITRVDSSQPALDAYRKLSDIPFLNQPGT